A part of Oncorhynchus masou masou isolate Uvic2021 chromosome 30, UVic_Omas_1.1, whole genome shotgun sequence genomic DNA contains:
- the LOC135522051 gene encoding taste receptor type 1 member 1-like isoform X1 codes for MLSVVTTNAKVSKKVKEQVAGIEGSKVERVAVGQMPLVDEAAAFLQGYMEPAEWREDFQGPVLEEELGRFWTPSTKKPTMLFLVVMVSFHLVKQSDTCSSLPRLSLDGDYIVGGLFQLHEKYGGTGPATDTENRKPEVLQCHRFKFSSASYQQIQVMRFAIEEINNSSLLLPGVSLGYEIFDYCSDLLSYGAALDFLTQKGRGGIPVWNGTNYRPKVISVTGPFGSSQTISVAPLYMSEMIPMVTHGASSVQLSSKNRFPSFFRTIPSDKYQVESIVRILRQFNWNWVAFIGGDNDYSRDALTVFQDKIRPANICLAYQDTIPQNQSFIGRLFNNIAMFNVQVIVVFANVEFVIPFIQKAIDLRVKEKIWIASETWSMNQELIKKSQIERIGTVLGVTVQRHKDLRGFDEFINNTVKSRHENACTDMDLKERCGQICSDCNSTSAQTIIEEDPTYSFVIYSAVYAVAHALHSVLQCGTRNCANSEIIAYPYMVTEALKQVKFKLDNQSIEFDENGDPPAHYDIVHWDCKNKTCSNVDIGSYVTNPTPSFHINETLIHWFEGTKAPVLQCSSECKSGSRRVQTGFHTCCFECEICSDGKYINHTADPYSCIACQKDEWARNGSTSCTKRSIEYLHSDASLAIFLMFQASSIILISMAILVLFLCKKDTPVVKSAGGRLCFFMLCCLSMSSISVFLHIGKPTEAICTVRNSVFVVFYVACLSCLAVRSFQIVCIFKMAAKLPKAYDFWVKHGGQWITIITTTVIMLFLCILWIAIEGPRPNQITLYSEIILDCTYGVIPIFYVIVLFAVLLGIACFSFAYMGTDLPKNYNEGKSITFSLLIFFISWVISLTVHLSTKGKHTLSVNPFSVVCSLYGILFGYFFPKCYIIIITPERNTAAYFQTAIQSYTLQPR; via the exons ATGTTGAGTGTTGTCACCACAAATGCTAAGGTGTCAAAGAAAGTTAAGGAGCAGGTTGCTGGGATAGAAGGATCAAAGGTTGAGAGAGTGGCGGTTGGACAGATGCCTTTGGTGGATGAAGCAGCAGCGTTTCTGCAGGGGTACATGGAGCCTGCTGAGTGGAGAGAAGATTTCCAAGGACCAGTCCTAGAGGAGGAGCTGGGGAGGTTTTGGACACCATCCACAAAG AAACCTACAATGTTGTTTCTTGTGGTGATGGTGTCATTTCACCTGGTGAAACAAAGTGACACATGCTCCTCTTTACCACGACTGAGCCTGGATGGAGACTACATTGTGGGGGGACTATTCCAGCTGCATGAGAAGTATGGAGGGACTGGTCCAGCGACTGACACTGAAAACAGAAAACCTGAGGTGCTTCAATGTCACAG GTTTAAATTTTCCTCAGCAAGCTACCAGCAGATTCAAGTCATGAGGTTTGCTATTGAAGAGATCAACAACTCCTCATTGCTGTTGCCTGGTGTCAGCCTGGGCTATGAGATTTTTGACTACTGCTCTGACTTGCTCAGTTATGGGGCTGCTCTGGACTTTCTGACCCAAAAGGGAAGAGGAGGCATCCCTGTGTGGAACGGTACAAACTACAGACCTAAAGTCATCTCAGTCACTGGCCCGTTCGGAAGCAGCCAAACCATCAGTGTCGCCCCTCTGTACATGTCTGAGATGATTCCAATG GTGACTCATGGGGCATCAAGTGTCCAACTGAGCTCAAAAAACAGATTTCCCTCCTTTTTCCGAACCATTCCCAGTGACAAATATCAGGTGGAGTCTATAGTCCGTATACTCCGACAGTTTAACTGGAACTGGGTGGCTTTCATCGGTGGTGACAATGACTACAGCAGAGATGCCTTGACAGTTTTTCAGGATAAGATTAGACCAGCTAACATCTGTTTGGCGTACCAAGACACCATTCCCCAAAACCAATCCTTCATAGGGCGTCTATTCAACAACATAGCCATGTTCAATGTCCAGGTTATTGTAGTCTTTGCCAATGTGGAGTTTGTCATTCCTTTCATCCAAAAGGCCATAGATCTCAGAGTGAAGGAGAAGATATGGATCGCGAGTGAGACATGGTCCATGAACCAAGAGTTGATCAAGAAGAGTCAGATTGAGAGGATAGGGACGGTCTTAGGTGTCACTGTACAGAGGCACAAGGACCTGAGAGGATTTGATGAGTTCATTAACAACACAGTAAAATCCAGACATGAGAATGCATGCACTGACATGGACTTGAAGGAAAGATGTGGTCAGATTTGCTCTGACTGCAACTCCACCAGTGCCCAGACAATTATTGAAGAGGACCCAACATACAGCTTTGTCATCTACTCTGCAGTGTATGCTGTGGCTCATGCACTCCACAGTGTTTTGCAGTGTGGGACACGGAACTGTGCCAACTCAGAAATCATTGCTTATCCTTACATG GTCACTGAGGCACTAAAACAGGTCAAATTCAAATTGGACAATCAAAGTATAGAGTTTGATGAGAACGGGGACCCACCGGCTCATTACGACATTGTACACTGGGACTgcaaaaataaaacatgttctaATGTGGACATTGGCTCATACGTTACCAACCCCACACCAAGCTTCCACATTAATGAAACTCTCATACATTGGTTTGAGGGCACAAAG GCTCCAGTTCTGCAGTGTTCTAGTGAGTGTAAATCTGGCTCCAGAAGAGTTCAAACTGGCTTCCACACCTGCTGTTTTGAGTGTGAGATCTGCTCTGATGGAAAGTACATCAACCACACAG CCGATCCCTACAGCTGCATAGCATGCCAAAAGGACGAGTGGGCCAGGAATGGCAGTACCTCATGCACTAAGCGCTCTATAGAGTATTTGCATTCTGATGCTTCGTTGGCCATTTTTCTGATGTTCCAGGCCAGCTCCATCATCCTCATCTCAATGGCCATCTTGGTTCTGTTCCTTTGTAAGAAGGACACCCCTGTGGTAAAGTCAGCCGGTGGGAGGCTCTGCTTCTTCATGTTGTGTTGCTTGTCCATGTCCTCCATCAGCGTCTTCCTCCACATCGGCAAACCCACAGAGGCCATCTGCACCGTACGCAATTCTGTGTTTGTAGTCTTCTATGTGGCCTGCCTGTCCTGTCTCGCTGTTCGCTCCTTCCAGATTGTCTGTATCTTCAAAATGGCCGCCAAACTGCCCAAAGCGTATGATTTCTGGGTCAAGCATGGTGGTCAGTGGATCACTATTATCacaaccactgtcataatgctgTTTCTGTGCATTTTGTGGATAGCCATTGAAGGACCCAGGCCCAATCAGATAACATTGTATAGCGAGATAATTTTGGATTGCACATATGGAGTCATCCCCATCTTTTATGTGATAGTACTGTTTGCCGTTTTGCTGGGTATTGCATGCTTTAGTTTTGCCTACATGGGAACTGACCTGCCCAAGAACTACAACGAGGGTAAATCTATCACTTTCAGCTTGCTTATCTTCTTCATCTCTTGGGTCATCTCTCTGACGGTGCACCTGTCTACCAAAGGAAAGCACACACTCTCCGTCAATCCTTTCTCTGTGGTGTGCAGTCTGTATGGTATACTCTTTGGTTACTTCTTCCCTAAATGCTATATCATTATCATTACACCGGAACGTAATACAGCAGCCTATTTTCAAACTGCAATCCAGAGTTACACACTTCAACCTAGATAA
- the LOC135522051 gene encoding taste receptor type 1 member 1-like isoform X2 has protein sequence MEPAEWREDFQGPVLEEELGRFWTPSTKKPTMLFLVVMVSFHLVKQSDTCSSLPRLSLDGDYIVGGLFQLHEKYGGTGPATDTENRKPEVLQCHRFKFSSASYQQIQVMRFAIEEINNSSLLLPGVSLGYEIFDYCSDLLSYGAALDFLTQKGRGGIPVWNGTNYRPKVISVTGPFGSSQTISVAPLYMSEMIPMVTHGASSVQLSSKNRFPSFFRTIPSDKYQVESIVRILRQFNWNWVAFIGGDNDYSRDALTVFQDKIRPANICLAYQDTIPQNQSFIGRLFNNIAMFNVQVIVVFANVEFVIPFIQKAIDLRVKEKIWIASETWSMNQELIKKSQIERIGTVLGVTVQRHKDLRGFDEFINNTVKSRHENACTDMDLKERCGQICSDCNSTSAQTIIEEDPTYSFVIYSAVYAVAHALHSVLQCGTRNCANSEIIAYPYMVTEALKQVKFKLDNQSIEFDENGDPPAHYDIVHWDCKNKTCSNVDIGSYVTNPTPSFHINETLIHWFEGTKAPVLQCSSECKSGSRRVQTGFHTCCFECEICSDGKYINHTADPYSCIACQKDEWARNGSTSCTKRSIEYLHSDASLAIFLMFQASSIILISMAILVLFLCKKDTPVVKSAGGRLCFFMLCCLSMSSISVFLHIGKPTEAICTVRNSVFVVFYVACLSCLAVRSFQIVCIFKMAAKLPKAYDFWVKHGGQWITIITTTVIMLFLCILWIAIEGPRPNQITLYSEIILDCTYGVIPIFYVIVLFAVLLGIACFSFAYMGTDLPKNYNEGKSITFSLLIFFISWVISLTVHLSTKGKHTLSVNPFSVVCSLYGILFGYFFPKCYIIIITPERNTAAYFQTAIQSYTLQPR, from the exons ATGGAGCCTGCTGAGTGGAGAGAAGATTTCCAAGGACCAGTCCTAGAGGAGGAGCTGGGGAGGTTTTGGACACCATCCACAAAG AAACCTACAATGTTGTTTCTTGTGGTGATGGTGTCATTTCACCTGGTGAAACAAAGTGACACATGCTCCTCTTTACCACGACTGAGCCTGGATGGAGACTACATTGTGGGGGGACTATTCCAGCTGCATGAGAAGTATGGAGGGACTGGTCCAGCGACTGACACTGAAAACAGAAAACCTGAGGTGCTTCAATGTCACAG GTTTAAATTTTCCTCAGCAAGCTACCAGCAGATTCAAGTCATGAGGTTTGCTATTGAAGAGATCAACAACTCCTCATTGCTGTTGCCTGGTGTCAGCCTGGGCTATGAGATTTTTGACTACTGCTCTGACTTGCTCAGTTATGGGGCTGCTCTGGACTTTCTGACCCAAAAGGGAAGAGGAGGCATCCCTGTGTGGAACGGTACAAACTACAGACCTAAAGTCATCTCAGTCACTGGCCCGTTCGGAAGCAGCCAAACCATCAGTGTCGCCCCTCTGTACATGTCTGAGATGATTCCAATG GTGACTCATGGGGCATCAAGTGTCCAACTGAGCTCAAAAAACAGATTTCCCTCCTTTTTCCGAACCATTCCCAGTGACAAATATCAGGTGGAGTCTATAGTCCGTATACTCCGACAGTTTAACTGGAACTGGGTGGCTTTCATCGGTGGTGACAATGACTACAGCAGAGATGCCTTGACAGTTTTTCAGGATAAGATTAGACCAGCTAACATCTGTTTGGCGTACCAAGACACCATTCCCCAAAACCAATCCTTCATAGGGCGTCTATTCAACAACATAGCCATGTTCAATGTCCAGGTTATTGTAGTCTTTGCCAATGTGGAGTTTGTCATTCCTTTCATCCAAAAGGCCATAGATCTCAGAGTGAAGGAGAAGATATGGATCGCGAGTGAGACATGGTCCATGAACCAAGAGTTGATCAAGAAGAGTCAGATTGAGAGGATAGGGACGGTCTTAGGTGTCACTGTACAGAGGCACAAGGACCTGAGAGGATTTGATGAGTTCATTAACAACACAGTAAAATCCAGACATGAGAATGCATGCACTGACATGGACTTGAAGGAAAGATGTGGTCAGATTTGCTCTGACTGCAACTCCACCAGTGCCCAGACAATTATTGAAGAGGACCCAACATACAGCTTTGTCATCTACTCTGCAGTGTATGCTGTGGCTCATGCACTCCACAGTGTTTTGCAGTGTGGGACACGGAACTGTGCCAACTCAGAAATCATTGCTTATCCTTACATG GTCACTGAGGCACTAAAACAGGTCAAATTCAAATTGGACAATCAAAGTATAGAGTTTGATGAGAACGGGGACCCACCGGCTCATTACGACATTGTACACTGGGACTgcaaaaataaaacatgttctaATGTGGACATTGGCTCATACGTTACCAACCCCACACCAAGCTTCCACATTAATGAAACTCTCATACATTGGTTTGAGGGCACAAAG GCTCCAGTTCTGCAGTGTTCTAGTGAGTGTAAATCTGGCTCCAGAAGAGTTCAAACTGGCTTCCACACCTGCTGTTTTGAGTGTGAGATCTGCTCTGATGGAAAGTACATCAACCACACAG CCGATCCCTACAGCTGCATAGCATGCCAAAAGGACGAGTGGGCCAGGAATGGCAGTACCTCATGCACTAAGCGCTCTATAGAGTATTTGCATTCTGATGCTTCGTTGGCCATTTTTCTGATGTTCCAGGCCAGCTCCATCATCCTCATCTCAATGGCCATCTTGGTTCTGTTCCTTTGTAAGAAGGACACCCCTGTGGTAAAGTCAGCCGGTGGGAGGCTCTGCTTCTTCATGTTGTGTTGCTTGTCCATGTCCTCCATCAGCGTCTTCCTCCACATCGGCAAACCCACAGAGGCCATCTGCACCGTACGCAATTCTGTGTTTGTAGTCTTCTATGTGGCCTGCCTGTCCTGTCTCGCTGTTCGCTCCTTCCAGATTGTCTGTATCTTCAAAATGGCCGCCAAACTGCCCAAAGCGTATGATTTCTGGGTCAAGCATGGTGGTCAGTGGATCACTATTATCacaaccactgtcataatgctgTTTCTGTGCATTTTGTGGATAGCCATTGAAGGACCCAGGCCCAATCAGATAACATTGTATAGCGAGATAATTTTGGATTGCACATATGGAGTCATCCCCATCTTTTATGTGATAGTACTGTTTGCCGTTTTGCTGGGTATTGCATGCTTTAGTTTTGCCTACATGGGAACTGACCTGCCCAAGAACTACAACGAGGGTAAATCTATCACTTTCAGCTTGCTTATCTTCTTCATCTCTTGGGTCATCTCTCTGACGGTGCACCTGTCTACCAAAGGAAAGCACACACTCTCCGTCAATCCTTTCTCTGTGGTGTGCAGTCTGTATGGTATACTCTTTGGTTACTTCTTCCCTAAATGCTATATCATTATCATTACACCGGAACGTAATACAGCAGCCTATTTTCAAACTGCAATCCAGAGTTACACACTTCAACCTAGATAA
- the LOC135522051 gene encoding taste receptor type 1 member 1-like isoform X3, which produces MRGGWHWRFSTSRKPTMLFLVVMVSFHLVKQSDTCSSLPRLSLDGDYIVGGLFQLHEKYGGTGPATDTENRKPEVLQCHRFKFSSASYQQIQVMRFAIEEINNSSLLLPGVSLGYEIFDYCSDLLSYGAALDFLTQKGRGGIPVWNGTNYRPKVISVTGPFGSSQTISVAPLYMSEMIPMVTHGASSVQLSSKNRFPSFFRTIPSDKYQVESIVRILRQFNWNWVAFIGGDNDYSRDALTVFQDKIRPANICLAYQDTIPQNQSFIGRLFNNIAMFNVQVIVVFANVEFVIPFIQKAIDLRVKEKIWIASETWSMNQELIKKSQIERIGTVLGVTVQRHKDLRGFDEFINNTVKSRHENACTDMDLKERCGQICSDCNSTSAQTIIEEDPTYSFVIYSAVYAVAHALHSVLQCGTRNCANSEIIAYPYMVTEALKQVKFKLDNQSIEFDENGDPPAHYDIVHWDCKNKTCSNVDIGSYVTNPTPSFHINETLIHWFEGTKAPVLQCSSECKSGSRRVQTGFHTCCFECEICSDGKYINHTADPYSCIACQKDEWARNGSTSCTKRSIEYLHSDASLAIFLMFQASSIILISMAILVLFLCKKDTPVVKSAGGRLCFFMLCCLSMSSISVFLHIGKPTEAICTVRNSVFVVFYVACLSCLAVRSFQIVCIFKMAAKLPKAYDFWVKHGGQWITIITTTVIMLFLCILWIAIEGPRPNQITLYSEIILDCTYGVIPIFYVIVLFAVLLGIACFSFAYMGTDLPKNYNEGKSITFSLLIFFISWVISLTVHLSTKGKHTLSVNPFSVVCSLYGILFGYFFPKCYIIIITPERNTAAYFQTAIQSYTLQPR; this is translated from the exons atgagaggaggatggcattggcgtttctctacaagtagg AAACCTACAATGTTGTTTCTTGTGGTGATGGTGTCATTTCACCTGGTGAAACAAAGTGACACATGCTCCTCTTTACCACGACTGAGCCTGGATGGAGACTACATTGTGGGGGGACTATTCCAGCTGCATGAGAAGTATGGAGGGACTGGTCCAGCGACTGACACTGAAAACAGAAAACCTGAGGTGCTTCAATGTCACAG GTTTAAATTTTCCTCAGCAAGCTACCAGCAGATTCAAGTCATGAGGTTTGCTATTGAAGAGATCAACAACTCCTCATTGCTGTTGCCTGGTGTCAGCCTGGGCTATGAGATTTTTGACTACTGCTCTGACTTGCTCAGTTATGGGGCTGCTCTGGACTTTCTGACCCAAAAGGGAAGAGGAGGCATCCCTGTGTGGAACGGTACAAACTACAGACCTAAAGTCATCTCAGTCACTGGCCCGTTCGGAAGCAGCCAAACCATCAGTGTCGCCCCTCTGTACATGTCTGAGATGATTCCAATG GTGACTCATGGGGCATCAAGTGTCCAACTGAGCTCAAAAAACAGATTTCCCTCCTTTTTCCGAACCATTCCCAGTGACAAATATCAGGTGGAGTCTATAGTCCGTATACTCCGACAGTTTAACTGGAACTGGGTGGCTTTCATCGGTGGTGACAATGACTACAGCAGAGATGCCTTGACAGTTTTTCAGGATAAGATTAGACCAGCTAACATCTGTTTGGCGTACCAAGACACCATTCCCCAAAACCAATCCTTCATAGGGCGTCTATTCAACAACATAGCCATGTTCAATGTCCAGGTTATTGTAGTCTTTGCCAATGTGGAGTTTGTCATTCCTTTCATCCAAAAGGCCATAGATCTCAGAGTGAAGGAGAAGATATGGATCGCGAGTGAGACATGGTCCATGAACCAAGAGTTGATCAAGAAGAGTCAGATTGAGAGGATAGGGACGGTCTTAGGTGTCACTGTACAGAGGCACAAGGACCTGAGAGGATTTGATGAGTTCATTAACAACACAGTAAAATCCAGACATGAGAATGCATGCACTGACATGGACTTGAAGGAAAGATGTGGTCAGATTTGCTCTGACTGCAACTCCACCAGTGCCCAGACAATTATTGAAGAGGACCCAACATACAGCTTTGTCATCTACTCTGCAGTGTATGCTGTGGCTCATGCACTCCACAGTGTTTTGCAGTGTGGGACACGGAACTGTGCCAACTCAGAAATCATTGCTTATCCTTACATG GTCACTGAGGCACTAAAACAGGTCAAATTCAAATTGGACAATCAAAGTATAGAGTTTGATGAGAACGGGGACCCACCGGCTCATTACGACATTGTACACTGGGACTgcaaaaataaaacatgttctaATGTGGACATTGGCTCATACGTTACCAACCCCACACCAAGCTTCCACATTAATGAAACTCTCATACATTGGTTTGAGGGCACAAAG GCTCCAGTTCTGCAGTGTTCTAGTGAGTGTAAATCTGGCTCCAGAAGAGTTCAAACTGGCTTCCACACCTGCTGTTTTGAGTGTGAGATCTGCTCTGATGGAAAGTACATCAACCACACAG CCGATCCCTACAGCTGCATAGCATGCCAAAAGGACGAGTGGGCCAGGAATGGCAGTACCTCATGCACTAAGCGCTCTATAGAGTATTTGCATTCTGATGCTTCGTTGGCCATTTTTCTGATGTTCCAGGCCAGCTCCATCATCCTCATCTCAATGGCCATCTTGGTTCTGTTCCTTTGTAAGAAGGACACCCCTGTGGTAAAGTCAGCCGGTGGGAGGCTCTGCTTCTTCATGTTGTGTTGCTTGTCCATGTCCTCCATCAGCGTCTTCCTCCACATCGGCAAACCCACAGAGGCCATCTGCACCGTACGCAATTCTGTGTTTGTAGTCTTCTATGTGGCCTGCCTGTCCTGTCTCGCTGTTCGCTCCTTCCAGATTGTCTGTATCTTCAAAATGGCCGCCAAACTGCCCAAAGCGTATGATTTCTGGGTCAAGCATGGTGGTCAGTGGATCACTATTATCacaaccactgtcataatgctgTTTCTGTGCATTTTGTGGATAGCCATTGAAGGACCCAGGCCCAATCAGATAACATTGTATAGCGAGATAATTTTGGATTGCACATATGGAGTCATCCCCATCTTTTATGTGATAGTACTGTTTGCCGTTTTGCTGGGTATTGCATGCTTTAGTTTTGCCTACATGGGAACTGACCTGCCCAAGAACTACAACGAGGGTAAATCTATCACTTTCAGCTTGCTTATCTTCTTCATCTCTTGGGTCATCTCTCTGACGGTGCACCTGTCTACCAAAGGAAAGCACACACTCTCCGTCAATCCTTTCTCTGTGGTGTGCAGTCTGTATGGTATACTCTTTGGTTACTTCTTCCCTAAATGCTATATCATTATCATTACACCGGAACGTAATACAGCAGCCTATTTTCAAACTGCAATCCAGAGTTACACACTTCAACCTAGATAA